A part of Triplophysa dalaica isolate WHDGS20190420 chromosome 17, ASM1584641v1, whole genome shotgun sequence genomic DNA contains:
- the vwa2 gene encoding von Willebrand factor A domain-containing protein 2 isoform X1, which translates to MPSSRRLNRIFMLLLAQVLSSFAVLEIQTDHETIMKINAAGEMMQCSAAMDILFVIDGSYSVGKGGFERSRHYMLKLCEALDINTDKVRVGVVQCGSTPRLEISLDSYNNKEDLKKRMKKIHYRGGSTQTGLALKFVVRKGFSSIRNSTVPRVAILLSDGKSQGAVELAASELKQSGVVLFAVGIRYPRWEELRDVASSPSDAHVFFAEHFSDAVNGLLTALTTSSFCTAVPAGCKVESYPCVQKSLETVRELQGNFMCWKGSKGYSPYTSLCPHYRYSRVYKQHPVVCHRTICPDPCDSQPCQNGGKCFSEGLEKYRCECPAGYGSDPNCAPVLSFDCTVDVLFLVEGSSALTLEGFLRFKSFLKRFMQAVLSSDTPVKMGLAQYGSDVKMEVKIGEHRDPAKLIQAVEGMQHQGGQAKTGNALRHITRHGFQSSPIFADVQDDLPRVVVLLAGTPSVDPVVEPAKYARDREIFIIGVAPEGMRTEINNITGNPQRTITYQSPDRLSTKIPELRAKICSVDNQGCLGQALDLVFVLDASSGVGKDNFVYLQDFVRSTSVQFDINRDLAQVGLVVYGGRPVTVFDLDKYDSGSAVLKAVGDASYLDGKASTGSALLHVHSSSLTVGKGARPGVNKAVVVLTDGTGAEDAAVPAQKIRDRGVSVFTIGIGDTQQEVLLRIAGSEDHMISVPSYDDLKYSEDVLVQMVCADVKKPVNLCSPNPCMNDGVCELSNGSYRCECQGWKGPHCETRIREQPSRGDLPKPAALRRRLHKSEKEQLQRYRAHRRRHISRTQKT; encoded by the exons tGATGCAGTGCTCCGCAGCCATGGATATTCTCTTTGTGATAGATGGCTCATACAGCGTTGGGAAGGGAGGATTTGAACGATCACGGCACTACATGTTAAAGCTGTGCGAGGCACTTGACATCAACACAGATAAG GTGAGAGTTGGTGTGGTTCAGTGTGGCTCCACACCAAGACTGGAAATCAGTCTAGACTCCTACAACAACAAGGAAGACCTGAAGAAGCGGATGAAGAAAATCCACTATAG AGGTGGCAGCACACAGACAGGTCTGGCTCTCAAGTTTGTTGTGAGGAAGGGATTTTCCAGCATACGTAATTCCACAGTGCCGCGCGTCGCCATCCTTTTATCCGACGGAAAGTCCCAGGGTGCCGTGGAGCTGGCAGCCTCAGAGCTTAAGCAGTCTGGGGTGGTTCTGTTTGCGGTGGGCATACGTTACCCCAG GTGGGAGGAGCTTCGTGATGTGGCCAGTAGTCCATCTGATGCTCACGTGTTCTTTGCGGAGCACTTTAGCGACGCTGTGAACGGATTGCTCACCGCCCTCACCACCTCATCATTCTGCACAGCCGTTCCTGCAG GGTGTAAGGTGGAGTCATATCCATGTGTGCAGAAAAGCCTGGAAACGGTCAGAGAGCTTCAGGGGAACTTCATGTGCTGGAAAGGGTCCAAAGGATACTCACCATATACCTCCCTCTGCCCTCATTACAG GTATAGTAGAGTTTACAAGCAGCACCCTGTGGTCTGTCACAGAACAATATGTCCAG ACCCCTGCGACTCACAGCCATGTCAGAACGGAGGGAAGTGTTTTTCCGAGGGCCTTGAGAAATACCGCTGTGAATGCCCCGCGGGCTACGGCAGTGACCCCAACTGTG CTCCCGTTCTGAGCTTCGACTGCACCGTGGACGTTCTCTTCCTGGTGGAGGGCTCCTCAGCTCTCACACTTGAGGGCTTCTTGCGGTTCAAGTCCTTCCTCAAGCGTTTCATGCAGGCCGTGCTGAGTTCCGACACCCCAGTGAAGATGGGTTTGGCCCAGTACGGCAGTGACGTGAAGATGGAGGTTAAAATCGGAGAGCACAGAGACCCAGCGAAGCTGATTCAGGCGGTCGAGGGTATGCAGCACCAAGGTGGACAAGCCAAGACCGGAAATGCTCTTCGACACATCACACGCCACGGTTTTCAAAGCTCTCCCATCTTCGCCGACGTCCAGGACGACCTGCCGCGAGTGGTGGTGCTGCTCGCGGGAACGCCGTCGGTGGACCCCGTGGTGGAGCCGGCAAAGTACGCCCGAGACAGAGAGATCTTCATCATCGGCGTGGCACCAGAAGGGATGCGGACTGAGATAAACAACATCACCGGTAACCCCCAGCGCACCATCACTTATCAGTCACCGGATAGATTGAGCACTAAGATCCCAGAACTCCGAGCCAAAATTTGCAGCGTGGACAACCAGG GTTGTTTGGGTCAAGCGTTGGATCTTGTCTTCGTACTGGACGCCTCCAGCGGTGTTGGGAAAGACAATTTCGTTTACCTTCAAGACTTCGTACGAAGCACCTCTGTGCAGTTTGACATCAATCGGGACTTGGCTCAAGTTGGGCTGGTGGTCTACGGAGGGAGACCTGTAACAGTCTTTGACCTGGACAAATATGATTCGGGCTCCGCTGTGCTCAAGGCAGTGGGAGATGCGTCGTATCTGGATGGGAAGGCATCGACCGGCTCCGCCCTGCTTCATGTCCACTCCAGCAGCCTGACGGTGGGGAAGGGGGCACGGCCAGGGGTCAACAAGGCCGTGGTGGTGTTGACCGACGGGACGGGGGCGGAGGATGCTGCAGTTCCCGCCCAGAAGATCCGTGATCGGGGCGTGTCTGTGTTTACGATTGGCATCGGGGACACACAGCAGGAGGTTCTCCTCCGCATCGCTGGCTCTGAAGATCACATGATCTCTGTGCCTTCATACGATGACTTAAAATATTCAGAGGATGTGCTGGTGCAGATGGTGTGCGCAG ATGTAAAGAAACCGGTTAATCTGTGCAGTCCAAACCCCTGTATGAATGACGGTGTGTGTGAACTGTCCAACGGCAGCTATCGCTGTGAATGCCAGGGATGGAAAGGCCCCCACTGTGAAACAA gaATCAGAGAGCAGCCGTCCAGAGGAGATCTCCCCAAACCTGCAGCTCTGAGGCGTCGTCTGCACAAGAGTGAGAAAGAGCAACTGCAACGCTATCGAGCGCATCGCAGGAGACACATATCCAGAACacagaaaacataa
- the vwa2 gene encoding von Willebrand factor A domain-containing protein 2 isoform X2, translated as MPSSRRLNRIFMLLLAQVLSSFAVLEIQTDHETIMKINAAGENGSYSVGKGGFERSRHYMLKLCEALDINTDKVRVGVVQCGSTPRLEISLDSYNNKEDLKKRMKKIHYRGGSTQTGLALKFVVRKGFSSIRNSTVPRVAILLSDGKSQGAVELAASELKQSGVVLFAVGIRYPRWEELRDVASSPSDAHVFFAEHFSDAVNGLLTALTTSSFCTAVPAGCKVESYPCVQKSLETVRELQGNFMCWKGSKGYSPYTSLCPHYRYSRVYKQHPVVCHRTICPDPCDSQPCQNGGKCFSEGLEKYRCECPAGYGSDPNCAPVLSFDCTVDVLFLVEGSSALTLEGFLRFKSFLKRFMQAVLSSDTPVKMGLAQYGSDVKMEVKIGEHRDPAKLIQAVEGMQHQGGQAKTGNALRHITRHGFQSSPIFADVQDDLPRVVVLLAGTPSVDPVVEPAKYARDREIFIIGVAPEGMRTEINNITGNPQRTITYQSPDRLSTKIPELRAKICSVDNQGCLGQALDLVFVLDASSGVGKDNFVYLQDFVRSTSVQFDINRDLAQVGLVVYGGRPVTVFDLDKYDSGSAVLKAVGDASYLDGKASTGSALLHVHSSSLTVGKGARPGVNKAVVVLTDGTGAEDAAVPAQKIRDRGVSVFTIGIGDTQQEVLLRIAGSEDHMISVPSYDDLKYSEDVLVQMVCADVKKPVNLCSPNPCMNDGVCELSNGSYRCECQGWKGPHCETRIREQPSRGDLPKPAALRRRLHKSEKEQLQRYRAHRRRHISRTQKT; from the exons ATGGCTCATACAGCGTTGGGAAGGGAGGATTTGAACGATCACGGCACTACATGTTAAAGCTGTGCGAGGCACTTGACATCAACACAGATAAG GTGAGAGTTGGTGTGGTTCAGTGTGGCTCCACACCAAGACTGGAAATCAGTCTAGACTCCTACAACAACAAGGAAGACCTGAAGAAGCGGATGAAGAAAATCCACTATAG AGGTGGCAGCACACAGACAGGTCTGGCTCTCAAGTTTGTTGTGAGGAAGGGATTTTCCAGCATACGTAATTCCACAGTGCCGCGCGTCGCCATCCTTTTATCCGACGGAAAGTCCCAGGGTGCCGTGGAGCTGGCAGCCTCAGAGCTTAAGCAGTCTGGGGTGGTTCTGTTTGCGGTGGGCATACGTTACCCCAG GTGGGAGGAGCTTCGTGATGTGGCCAGTAGTCCATCTGATGCTCACGTGTTCTTTGCGGAGCACTTTAGCGACGCTGTGAACGGATTGCTCACCGCCCTCACCACCTCATCATTCTGCACAGCCGTTCCTGCAG GGTGTAAGGTGGAGTCATATCCATGTGTGCAGAAAAGCCTGGAAACGGTCAGAGAGCTTCAGGGGAACTTCATGTGCTGGAAAGGGTCCAAAGGATACTCACCATATACCTCCCTCTGCCCTCATTACAG GTATAGTAGAGTTTACAAGCAGCACCCTGTGGTCTGTCACAGAACAATATGTCCAG ACCCCTGCGACTCACAGCCATGTCAGAACGGAGGGAAGTGTTTTTCCGAGGGCCTTGAGAAATACCGCTGTGAATGCCCCGCGGGCTACGGCAGTGACCCCAACTGTG CTCCCGTTCTGAGCTTCGACTGCACCGTGGACGTTCTCTTCCTGGTGGAGGGCTCCTCAGCTCTCACACTTGAGGGCTTCTTGCGGTTCAAGTCCTTCCTCAAGCGTTTCATGCAGGCCGTGCTGAGTTCCGACACCCCAGTGAAGATGGGTTTGGCCCAGTACGGCAGTGACGTGAAGATGGAGGTTAAAATCGGAGAGCACAGAGACCCAGCGAAGCTGATTCAGGCGGTCGAGGGTATGCAGCACCAAGGTGGACAAGCCAAGACCGGAAATGCTCTTCGACACATCACACGCCACGGTTTTCAAAGCTCTCCCATCTTCGCCGACGTCCAGGACGACCTGCCGCGAGTGGTGGTGCTGCTCGCGGGAACGCCGTCGGTGGACCCCGTGGTGGAGCCGGCAAAGTACGCCCGAGACAGAGAGATCTTCATCATCGGCGTGGCACCAGAAGGGATGCGGACTGAGATAAACAACATCACCGGTAACCCCCAGCGCACCATCACTTATCAGTCACCGGATAGATTGAGCACTAAGATCCCAGAACTCCGAGCCAAAATTTGCAGCGTGGACAACCAGG GTTGTTTGGGTCAAGCGTTGGATCTTGTCTTCGTACTGGACGCCTCCAGCGGTGTTGGGAAAGACAATTTCGTTTACCTTCAAGACTTCGTACGAAGCACCTCTGTGCAGTTTGACATCAATCGGGACTTGGCTCAAGTTGGGCTGGTGGTCTACGGAGGGAGACCTGTAACAGTCTTTGACCTGGACAAATATGATTCGGGCTCCGCTGTGCTCAAGGCAGTGGGAGATGCGTCGTATCTGGATGGGAAGGCATCGACCGGCTCCGCCCTGCTTCATGTCCACTCCAGCAGCCTGACGGTGGGGAAGGGGGCACGGCCAGGGGTCAACAAGGCCGTGGTGGTGTTGACCGACGGGACGGGGGCGGAGGATGCTGCAGTTCCCGCCCAGAAGATCCGTGATCGGGGCGTGTCTGTGTTTACGATTGGCATCGGGGACACACAGCAGGAGGTTCTCCTCCGCATCGCTGGCTCTGAAGATCACATGATCTCTGTGCCTTCATACGATGACTTAAAATATTCAGAGGATGTGCTGGTGCAGATGGTGTGCGCAG ATGTAAAGAAACCGGTTAATCTGTGCAGTCCAAACCCCTGTATGAATGACGGTGTGTGTGAACTGTCCAACGGCAGCTATCGCTGTGAATGCCAGGGATGGAAAGGCCCCCACTGTGAAACAA gaATCAGAGAGCAGCCGTCCAGAGGAGATCTCCCCAAACCTGCAGCTCTGAGGCGTCGTCTGCACAAGAGTGAGAAAGAGCAACTGCAACGCTATCGAGCGCATCGCAGGAGACACATATCCAGAACacagaaaacataa